The Oxyura jamaicensis isolate SHBP4307 breed ruddy duck chromosome 28, BPBGC_Ojam_1.0, whole genome shotgun sequence genome contains a region encoding:
- the ATP8B3 gene encoding phospholipid-transporting ATPase IK has protein sequence MDDRDPASGCLHEKKKLPAFTWEVRANNRSYHMQFKKKFAFCLTKKKYAGNAIKTAKYNILTFLPLNLYEQFHRMANVYFVFVILLQTIPEISTLPWYTLLFPLSCLLTIRALRDLIDDIGRHQSDRNINNRPCEILSGKSFRWQKWRDICVGDIVCLRKESFVPADMLLLCSSEPSSLCYVETADIDGETNLKFRQALPVTHRELTSEGSVAAFDGRVTCEEPNSRMHSFTGTLQWRGETYSIDSERILLRGCKLRNTDFCYGLVIYAGFDSKIMRNCGKIKRKKTKLDRMMDRLVIIIFLVLLAMSLCLAIASGFWAKTFQEKHTYLSALYKHTAPAKQAFFSFWGFAILLSIIIPMSMYITFEFIYLVNSFFINWDLEMYYAVKDIPAKARSTSLNDQLGQIEYIFSDKTGTLTQNIMSFKKCCINGTVYGLSTGRENKQPSGSGLTWSHRGEKTLDSNTVALLEAARQDSDPVLREFLRLLALCHTVMVEERGDQLVYQAASPDEEALVLAARDLGYVFLSRTQDTITISELGVKRTYKVLAMLDFNSDRKRMSVLVRDPQGTIRLYTKGADTVILERLRSRGPSETFTERALDRFAEETLRTLCLASKVVSEAEYCEWSRRHQEASILLQDRAWQLDSLHEEMEQNLELLGVTAIEDKLQDGVPETIQLLKLGNIKVWVLTGDKQETAMNIGYACKLLTDDMEILEEKEVSEILEAHWVGNSLSSSRKAPDSGRLSQQHPGTSCHKKRALVISGDFLDKILHTGEVLMKEEGWLWQRLPCRGATDSQAQGSLVEKAFVDLATSCQAVICCRVTPKQKALIVQLVKKHKKATTLAIGDGANDVNMIKTADIGVGISGLEGMQAVQCSDYALAQFSYLQRLLLVHGRWAYLRICKFLRYFFYKTFAGLMAQVWFAFHSGFTAQPLYEGWFLALYNVFYTAHPVLSVGLLEQDVSAKKSLEFPELYAIGQQDELFNYRIFGVTLLHGISTSLASFYIALWAFEDCVGSKVVGDYESFSVTVATSALLSVLVEIILDIKHWTALSFLMVTASLLLFCLFSYLTQSIEAFRIAPAIFRFPDASQNALTDPYVLLVVLLSLVVNTVPSLTVRSYHAITGRHSIQQKICSKARREPEPSVELRTHVYRGSFRRRSSYAFSHQEGYAGLITRGDSLRTKGTRATGGLHPQGTALPLPSCHGPSA, from the exons ATGGATGACCGTGACCCAGCCTCAGGCTGCCTGCACGAAAAAAAGAAGCTGCCAG CTTTCACCTGGGAAGTGAGGGCCAACAACAGAAGCTACCACATGCAGTTCAAGAAGAAATTTGCCTTCTGCTTGACCAAGAAGAAGTATGCG ggCAATGCCATTAAGACAGCCAAGTACAACATCCTGACCTTCCTGCCTCTGAATCTTTACGAGCAGTTCCACCGAATGGCCAACGTCTACTTTGTCTTTGTCATCCTCTTACAG ACTATTCCTGAGATCTCCACACTGCCCTGGTACACCCTGCTGTTCCCCCTGAGCTGTCTTCTCACCATCCGGGCCCTACGAGACCTGATCGATGACATT GGCCGTCACCAAAGTGACAGAAACATCAACAACAGGCCATGTGAAATCCTGTCTGGGAAGAG CTTCCGCTGGCAGAAATGGCGTGACATCTGCGTTGGGGACATCGTCTGCCTGCGCAAGGAAAGCTTCGTCCCA GCCGACATGCTCTTGCTGTGCAGCTCTGAGCCCAGCAGCCTGTGCTACGTGGAGACCGCCGACATCGATGG GGAAACGAACCTGAAGTTCAGGCAGGCCCTTCCAGTCACCCACCGGGAGCTGACGAGCGAGGGCAGCGTGGCCGCCTTCGATG GGAGAGTGACCTGTGAGGAGCCCAACAGCCGCATGCACAGCTTCACTGGCACGCTGCAGTGGCGGGGTGAGACGTACTCAATCGACAGTGAAAGGATCTTGCTGCGAGGCTGCAAGCTTCGTAACACCGACTTTTGCTACGGCTTAGTTATCTACGCAG GATTTGATTCCAAAATTATGAGGAACTGTGGAAAGATCAAGCGGAAGAAAACCAAGCTGGACCGCATGATGGACCGGCTGGTGATCATA ATCTTCCTGGTGCTGTTGGCCATGTCATTGTGCCTCGCCATTGCCTCCGGGTTCTGGGCCAAGACGTTTCAGGAGAAGCACACCTACCTCTCTGCTCTCTACAAACACACCGCTCCTGCCAAGCAGGCCTTCTTCAGCTTCTGGGGCTTCGCAATCCTCCTGAGCATCATCATACCCATGTCCATGTATATAAC GTTTGAATTCATCTATCTGGTGAACAGCTTCTTTATCAACTGGGACTTGGAAATGTATTATGCTGTCAAGGACATTCCAGCAAAGGCCAGAAGCACCAGCCTCAATGACCAGCTTGGCCAAATTGAATACATCTTCTCGGACAAGACTGGCACCTTGACACAAAATATTATGAGCTTCAAGAAATGCTGCATCAATGGGACTGTCTATG gCTTGAGCACAGGCCGTGAGAACAAACAGCCATCG GGGTCGGGGCTGACCTGGAGCCACCGTGGGGAGAAGACGTTGGACTCCAACACTGTGGCACTCCTGGAAGCTGCCCGGCAGGACAGCGACCCTGTGCTGAGGGAGTTCCTGCGGCTGCTGGCCCTCTGCCACACTGTCATGGTGGAGGAGAGGGGCG ACCAGCTGGTTTATCAGGCGGCTTCACCCGATGAAGAAGCgctggtgctggcagccagggACTTGGGGTATGTCTTTCTGTCCCGAACACAAGACACCATCACCATCAGTGAGCTGGGGGTGAAGAGGACCTACAAAGTGCTGGCCATGCTGGACTTCAACAGTGATCGCAAGAGGATGTCTGTCCTGG tGCGAGACCCCCAGGGCACAATCCGGCTCTACACCAAGGGGGCTGACACCGTGATCCTGGAGCGACTGCGCAGCCGAGGGCCCAGTGAGACCTTCACCGAGAGGGCACTGGAT CGCTTTGCAGAGGAGACCCTGAGGACTTTATGCCTGGCCAGCAAGGTGGTGAGCGAGGCCGAGTACTGCGAGTGGAGCCGGAGGCACCAGGAGGccagcatcctgctgcaggacCGCGCGTGGCAGCTGGACAGCCTGCATGAGGAGATGGAGCAGAACCTGGAG ctgcttgggGTCACAGCCATTGAGGACAAGTTGCAAGATGGAGTTCCTGAGACCATCCAGCTGCTGAAACTGGGCAACATTAAAGTGTGGGTGCTGACTGGAGACAAACAAG AGACAGCAATGAACATCGGCTATGCGTGCAAGCTGCTCACGGATGACATGGAGatcctggaggagaaggaagtaAG CGAGATCCTCGAGGCTCACTGGGTGGGAaacagcctcagcagcagcaggaaagccCCGGATAGTGGCCgcctctcccagcagcacccagggacTTCTTGCCACAAGAAGAGAGCTCTCGTCATCAGTGGGGACTTCCTG GACAAAATCCTCCACACGGGAGAGGTGCTGATGAAGGAGGAGGGGTGGCTGTGGCAGAGGCTGCCTTGCCGTGGGGCCACGGACTCGCAGGCGCAGGGCAGCCTGGTGGAGAAGGCCTTCGTGGACCTGGCCACCAGCTGCCAGGCCGTGATCTGCTGCAGGGTCACCCCCAAGCAGAAGGCCCTCATCGTGCAGCTGGTGAAGAAGCACAAGAAGGCCACCACGCTGGCCATCGGGGATGGCGCCAACGATGTCAACATGATCAAAA CTGCTGACATTGGGGTGGGCATCAGCGGGCTGGAGGGCATGCAAGCCGTGCAGTGCAGCGACTACGCCCTGGCGCAGTTCTCCTACCTGCAGCGCCTTCTGCTCGTCCACGGCCGCTGGGCCTACCTCCGCATCTGCAAGTTCCTCCGCTACTTCTTCTACAAGACTTTTGCCGGTCTCATGGCCCAGGTCTGGTTCGCTTTCCACAGCGGATTCACGGCTCAG CCTCTGTATGAGGGCTGGTTCCTTGCGCTCTACAACGTCTTCTACACTGCCCACCCAGTGCTTTCTGTGGGCCTTTTGGAGCAG GACGTGAGTGCCAAGAAGAGCCTGGAGTTCCCTGAGCTCTATGCCATCGGGCAGCAAGACGAGCTCTTCAACTACCGCATTTTTGGCGTGACGCTCCTGCATGGCATAAGCACCTCGCTCGCCAGCTTCTACATCGCGCTCTGggcctttgaggactgtgtTGGCAGCAAGGTTGTGGGTGACTACGAGTCCTTTTCGGTCACGGTGGCCACCTCGGCTTTGCTGTCAGTCCTGGTGGAG ATCATCCTGGACATCAAGCACTGGACGGCGTTGTCCTTCCTGATGGTCAcagccagcctgctgctcttctgcctcttctcctACCTGACGCAGAGCATCGAAGCCTTCAGGATAGCCCCTGCCATCTTCCGCTTCCCAG ATGCGAGCCAGAACGCCCTGACCGACCCCTATGTCCTGCTCGTGGTCCTGCTGTCCCTGGTGGTGAACACCGTTCCCTCGCTCACCGTCCGCTCGTACCACGCCATCACGGGCAGACACAGCATCCAGCAG AAGATCTGCTCGAAGGCCAGGCGTGAGCCGGAACCCTCGGTGGAGCTGCGCACCCATGTCTACCGTGGCTCCTTCCGCCGCCGTTCCAGCTACGCCTTCTCCCACCAGGAGGGCTACGCCGGTCTCATCACCCGTGGGGACAGCCTGCGCACCAAGGGCACCCGTGCCACCGGGGGTCTCCATCCCCAGGGAACAGCCCTGCCTTTACCCTCCTGCCATGGCCCCTCGGCATAG